A single window of Sphingobacterium sp. ML3W DNA harbors:
- a CDS encoding carbonic anhydrase — MEKDLELGFERILQGNREWMDFVKQDESGRFQQLSKGQNPEILWIGCADSRVPANEITGTKPGEVFVHRNIANVCVHSDMNMLSVLDYAVSVLKVKHVIVAGHYGCGGVAASLSRNQYGVIDNWLCHIKDVYRLHAAEIDAIEDKEQKEDRLVELNVIEQVFNLCTTSIVQNAWKSGQPLAIHGMVINIATGQLEDLDTTFTNNEALGQVFAYK; from the coding sequence ATGGAAAAAGATTTAGAATTAGGATTTGAAAGAATTTTGCAAGGAAATCGGGAATGGATGGACTTTGTTAAACAAGATGAATCGGGTCGCTTTCAACAATTATCAAAAGGGCAGAATCCAGAAATCTTATGGATTGGTTGTGCAGACAGCCGTGTTCCTGCAAACGAAATAACAGGTACTAAACCTGGAGAAGTTTTTGTACATCGTAATATAGCGAATGTCTGTGTGCACTCCGATATGAATATGTTAAGTGTTCTGGATTATGCAGTATCTGTATTAAAAGTAAAACATGTCATTGTTGCAGGTCACTATGGTTGTGGTGGGGTGGCAGCTTCCTTGAGTCGTAACCAATATGGTGTAATTGATAACTGGTTGTGCCATATTAAAGATGTTTACCGTTTGCATGCTGCAGAAATTGATGCCATTGAAGACAAAGAACAAAAAGAAGACCGCTTGGTTGAACTTAATGTTATTGAACAAGTATTCAACCTTTGTACAACTTCAATCGTGCAAAATGCATGGAAGTCGGGACAGCCTTTGGCTATCCATGGTATGGTCATTAACATTGCTACTGGACAACTGGAAGATTTGGATACAACCTTCACTAATAATGAAGCATTAGGTCAGGTATTTGCCTATAAATAG
- a CDS encoding SulP family inorganic anion transporter, translating into MFGTRMSAFLKLSKRDLKYDVPASVVVFLVALPLCLGIAMASGAPLFAGLLTGVIGGIVVSSISKSPLSVSGPAAGLTVIVLGAIQSLGAYETFLLAVLLAGVIQLVLGIVKAGIIGNYFPSSVIVGMLAAIGITIILKQIPLALGMIEAHAFEFDNGHGVGAFTDTLVSSIGLGAFIICMLSLAVLIYWPKIPKLKSIPAPLIVVALGIGLAYVFNGTRFQLAESQFVLIPIVNSFAEFTGLFTHPDFSQIINKEVWIIAFTIAIIASLETLLSIEAVDKIDPFKRNTPTNRELIAQGVGNITSGLLGGLPMTSVIVRSSANVNAGGRTRQSALLHGVWLLLAILVIPTVLNFIPLSCLAAILLQTGYKLAKPVLFTSMYKKGLDQFIPFIATITAIVFTDLLMGVGIGIVVATFYILKANMQNAFKFDIVKHNDYDKAVITLAEEVSFLNKAPIQQKLYSLPKSVGLIVINGTGSKFIDKDVIEVIKDFEQNALTKGKRIELMDVEYKKK; encoded by the coding sequence ATGTTTGGAACTCGTATGTCTGCTTTTCTAAAACTATCGAAAAGAGACTTAAAATATGATGTACCTGCTAGTGTTGTGGTGTTCTTGGTAGCATTGCCACTATGTTTAGGTATTGCAATGGCCTCTGGTGCGCCATTGTTTGCAGGATTGTTAACAGGAGTGATTGGCGGAATAGTCGTCTCTTCTATCAGTAAATCGCCTTTAAGTGTCAGCGGACCTGCAGCTGGACTGACAGTGATTGTTTTAGGTGCTATTCAGAGCCTAGGAGCTTATGAAACGTTTTTACTTGCCGTACTTCTGGCTGGTGTTATCCAATTGGTTCTGGGTATAGTAAAGGCTGGAATAATAGGAAACTATTTCCCTTCATCTGTAATTGTAGGTATGCTTGCTGCAATTGGTATCACCATTATATTAAAGCAAATTCCTTTAGCACTTGGCATGATAGAGGCTCATGCATTTGAATTTGATAATGGACATGGAGTAGGTGCATTTACAGACACCTTAGTGTCTTCAATTGGGTTAGGGGCATTTATCATCTGCATGTTATCATTAGCCGTATTAATATATTGGCCAAAAATACCTAAGCTAAAAAGCATACCCGCTCCTTTAATAGTTGTTGCTTTAGGAATAGGCTTAGCTTATGTATTTAATGGAACGCGCTTTCAATTAGCAGAGTCCCAATTTGTTTTAATACCTATCGTCAATTCATTTGCTGAGTTTACTGGGCTCTTTACACATCCAGATTTTTCGCAGATTATCAATAAAGAGGTATGGATTATCGCTTTCACTATCGCAATAATTGCGAGTTTAGAAACATTGCTTAGTATAGAAGCGGTTGATAAGATTGATCCTTTCAAAAGAAATACTCCTACCAACCGGGAACTTATTGCACAAGGCGTGGGTAATATAACAAGTGGTCTGTTAGGTGGCTTACCTATGACTTCTGTTATTGTACGCTCTTCTGCCAATGTTAATGCAGGTGGCAGAACTAGACAATCTGCTTTACTTCATGGTGTTTGGCTATTGTTGGCCATATTGGTTATCCCTACTGTCTTAAATTTTATTCCCCTATCATGCTTAGCTGCAATTTTACTGCAAACAGGATACAAATTAGCAAAACCAGTGTTATTTACTAGTATGTATAAAAAAGGTCTTGACCAGTTCATTCCATTCATTGCAACGATTACAGCAATTGTATTTACAGACTTATTAATGGGTGTTGGAATCGGTATTGTTGTTGCTACTTTTTATATCCTAAAGGCCAATATGCAAAATGCTTTCAAATTTGATATCGTTAAGCATAACGATTATGATAAAGCAGTCATTACATTAGCAGAAGAGGTTTCTTTCTTAAATAAAGCTCCGATACAACAAAAGCTTTATAGTCTTCCAAAATCTGTTGGCCTTATTGTTATTAATGGTACAGGAAGTAAATTCATTGACAAGGATGTCATTGAAGTCATTAAAGATTTCGAACAAAATGCCTTGACAAAAGGAAAACGCATTGAATTAATGGATGTTGAATACAAGAAAAAATAA
- a CDS encoding sugar phosphate nucleotidyltransferase, with amino-acid sequence MSKPTLLILAAGMASRYGSLKQIDAFGPHGETIIDYSIYDAINAGFGKVVFIIREEFLDKMKEVFDEKLKGKIEVDYAFQDFDLKKFGIDREIERAKPWGTAHAVMSAKNQIDGPFCVINADDFYGTDSYQKMAQFLTTEVSDQQMALMGFQVGNTLSDYGYVSRGVCEVSASGHMNSVTERTKIYYKEIEGEKKIVFEEGDVITELDPLSRVSMNFWGFTPKVFDVAEEMFKDFVENNAEDPKSEFFIPSVADHIVQTKQAEFKVIPTSSKWFGVTYKEDKEIVKASILKLIAEGAYPEKLY; translated from the coding sequence ATGAGTAAACCAACTTTATTAATTTTGGCAGCAGGGATGGCTAGCCGTTACGGATCATTGAAACAGATTGATGCTTTTGGGCCTCACGGCGAAACTATTATCGATTATTCTATCTATGATGCTATTAATGCTGGATTTGGCAAGGTAGTATTTATTATTCGTGAAGAATTTTTAGATAAAATGAAAGAAGTTTTTGATGAAAAGTTGAAAGGGAAAATTGAGGTAGATTATGCATTCCAAGATTTTGATTTGAAGAAATTTGGTATTGACCGTGAAATAGAACGTGCAAAACCTTGGGGTACTGCTCATGCAGTTATGAGTGCAAAGAACCAAATTGATGGACCTTTTTGTGTTATTAACGCTGATGATTTCTATGGTACAGATTCTTACCAAAAGATGGCTCAATTTTTAACTACTGAGGTGTCAGATCAGCAAATGGCATTGATGGGATTCCAAGTTGGAAATACATTATCAGATTATGGATATGTATCAAGAGGTGTTTGTGAAGTAAGCGCATCTGGACATATGAATAGCGTTACGGAGCGTACAAAAATCTATTATAAAGAAATTGAAGGCGAGAAGAAAATTGTCTTCGAAGAGGGAGATGTTATTACTGAATTAGATCCGCTTAGTCGTGTTTCTATGAACTTCTGGGGTTTTACACCAAAAGTATTTGATGTAGCTGAAGAAATGTTCAAGGATTTCGTCGAAAATAATGCTGAAGATCCTAAATCTGAATTTTTTATACCATCTGTAGCCGATCATATCGTACAAACAAAACAAGCAGAATTTAAGGTTATTCCAACATCATCAAAATGGTTTGGTGTTACCTATAAAGAAGATAAAGAAATAGTTAAGGCTTCTATCTTAAAGCTTATCGCTGAAGGTGCGTATCCTGAGAAGTTATATTAA
- a CDS encoding helicase HerA-like domain-containing protein: protein MEDKAQFIEKVKTSYSPKGAYIYLGAGILDGNILSEAKVNLALKMMNRHGLIAGATGTGKTRTLQLIAEQLSDAGVPVFMLDVKGDLSGLAVEGQTNQALIDRGNAVGVPFQPASFPIELFSLTGKRGTTMRIKVSDVGPILLARILELNDTQTGVLAAIFKYAQDHDMPLVDLNDVKKLLSYLADGPGSDEIKDDYGKISTASSGTILRKIVAIEQQGVAHIFGEKEFDIQDLFRKVDGKGVISLLNISDVQDQPVLFSTFLLSILAQLFKNLPEVGDLDKPKLVFFFDEAHLLFKDASKAFMTQVEQIVRLIRSKGIGVFFCTQSPTDIPESVLAQLGNRVQHALRAFTPNDAENLRKTVKTYPKSDFYAIDQVLTSLGTGQALITVLNDKGIPTEVVATHLVPARAVMGPADTSTFDQLVLQSDLHAKYQEREENRSAAEIVDEKMKYAATEQEQLNRTKEDAKASKRVSTRQTPLEAAQKTATTTLAREGVKLLSKLASGLLTAFFKKK from the coding sequence ATGGAAGATAAAGCACAATTTATTGAAAAGGTGAAAACATCCTATAGTCCCAAAGGCGCTTATATTTATTTGGGTGCAGGCATCTTGGATGGAAATATTCTATCAGAAGCTAAAGTTAATTTGGCCTTAAAGATGATGAATCGTCATGGTTTGATTGCAGGAGCAACAGGTACAGGAAAAACGCGTACATTACAATTAATTGCAGAGCAACTATCAGATGCAGGTGTGCCTGTCTTTATGTTGGATGTAAAAGGTGATCTATCTGGACTGGCAGTAGAGGGACAGACCAATCAAGCGTTAATTGATCGTGGAAATGCTGTTGGTGTTCCCTTTCAACCGGCAAGTTTTCCTATTGAATTGTTTTCCTTAACAGGGAAAAGAGGAACCACTATGCGGATAAAAGTGTCTGATGTTGGTCCAATTTTATTAGCCCGTATTTTGGAACTAAATGATACACAGACCGGTGTATTAGCTGCAATCTTTAAATATGCACAAGATCATGATATGCCTTTAGTCGACCTGAATGATGTCAAAAAATTATTAAGCTACCTTGCTGATGGTCCAGGGAGTGATGAAATTAAAGATGATTATGGTAAAATTAGTACAGCAAGTTCAGGAACAATCTTACGCAAAATTGTAGCCATAGAGCAACAAGGGGTAGCACATATATTCGGTGAGAAAGAATTTGATATACAAGATTTATTTCGAAAGGTGGACGGCAAAGGAGTAATAAGTTTATTGAACATTTCAGATGTTCAGGATCAACCCGTTCTGTTTTCAACCTTTTTGTTAAGTATTTTAGCACAATTGTTTAAAAATCTTCCTGAAGTAGGCGATTTAGATAAACCAAAATTGGTCTTTTTCTTTGATGAGGCCCATTTGCTGTTTAAAGATGCTTCAAAAGCATTTATGACGCAAGTAGAACAAATTGTAAGATTGATACGGTCAAAAGGTATAGGCGTCTTCTTTTGTACCCAATCACCGACAGATATTCCAGAATCGGTATTAGCACAATTGGGAAATCGTGTTCAACATGCATTACGTGCTTTTACGCCTAATGATGCTGAGAATTTAAGAAAGACCGTAAAAACTTATCCAAAGTCCGACTTTTATGCCATTGATCAAGTGCTAACATCATTAGGGACAGGGCAAGCATTGATTACTGTACTGAATGATAAAGGAATTCCTACTGAAGTTGTGGCTACACATCTTGTTCCAGCTCGTGCAGTGATGGGACCAGCGGATACCAGCACATTTGATCAGCTTGTGTTGCAATCTGATCTGCACGCTAAATACCAAGAACGAGAAGAGAATCGTTCAGCGGCTGAGATTGTAGATGAGAAAATGAAGTATGCAGCTACGGAACAGGAACAACTAAATCGAACAAAAGAGGATGCTAAAGCTTCTAAGCGTGTTTCTACCAGGCAAACACCACTTGAAGCTGCTCAAAAGACCGCTACAACAACCTTGGCAAGAGAGGGTGTAAAATTGTTAAGTAAACTAGCAAGTGGTTTGTTAACAGCTTTCTTTAAGAAAAAGTAA